Part of the Calliopsis andreniformis isolate RMS-2024a chromosome 12, iyCalAndr_principal, whole genome shotgun sequence genome, TCTTTATATCGCTGATTTTGGTTCTATGCTTCAGTTACGCAGAAATGATCCTTCTAGACGTAGAAGAATTAAACGTGATTTGCACAATGTTCCCAAAAAAGGAGTTGCAGGTCTAAGATTAAATAATCAGGATGAGGAAATTATTAGAGAAATAAGGGGTGCAGAGAGACCAGCTAGTCCTGCCAGTGATAATATGGgtacaatgctcaatcaaaaCATTTGGGAGAGCTTCTGTATACATACAGAATATTAATAATGTTTTGAAATATGTCATTTAATGTTAATAGGTACAGGAGATGGTACAAATACCCCAGTACCACCAAGCAATACACCACAAACACCAGCAGGTGGTACAGCAAGTGGTGATGCTACACCTCTCAATGATAGAATGGAACAAAGATCCGATTCTTTACATCAGGTATTAGAACAAATGCGTTCCTTAGTCCTAAGAgaacatttatattcaaataCAGATAATGAATTAGAAGAAGCTGAAGAAACTGAATCGCTTTCCTCTTATCTTACATTGTAATAATTCCAAACACTTAATAATTCCTATTCAACAGATGAAGATCGATTTTAAGAGCATAAATTTTACTGAAATAAATGTGGCACTCTATTGAAAAAAAATATAGTAAGCGTATATATATTTAAcgataaaaaaatattgataaatgtgATGTAATTGTTATATAAACTGTATAGTGTACTGCAACGCTTATTAAAAATAAGATAAGTGTAATTAAATCTTTTATGGCTAAATGCGAATTAgtttatgaaattaaaaattgcaattAACATATTTGTATCTTCATATTTTTACCATGTCCTTAGAAAACATTTTACATGGAAAAAATATCATTCCAAGCATCTACATTGTCGTGTAATAATTTTGATTATAATCTGTGTAATATTAATAGTTATTGTTGTAAGTTACATTACAAAGCCTGTATTTGTAGACATTTCTgataaacaaaaatattatttatttattcacaaAGTGCAATACACTGATAATACTCCTTAACTATATTAATAATTTACTTACACATTGAAATTACAAGAAGTGtattatcattcattttatattaaGTTTTTACATTAATGTACTACTATTAATAGTATTATTGCAAAGAAACTAAATATTTATGACATTCtagtaatatttttcataatcaACAGAAATTCTACAATTTCATGATCAAGGTCAAAATTTTAAAACTTAATCGATGAATGATTTAAGAGCAACAAAAGTTTCAGTAAAATTTGTGACTTGGATTGTGTAGAATCTACACTATAGATTATCAAGTATTAATGAAGTAGACAAtatctttttaaataaattatacaaACATTGTAGTAACAAAAAGCTTTTATtggaaattaattgaatttcttAAGTTACTACAAATTGTTCTAAATATTTGAGTTTAATATATAAAAAGTATGTTTCAGTGATCTCTTAAAAATAGCAAATTTCTTACAATGagtattaaattaatatttacttaATTCTAATTACATAATTGAACTGTATTTTAATTTATCTTATATTCATTACAATTGATATTTATTAAGTAATGCATAAATATATCATCCTAGTATAAAAAGTATTCTAAATTGTTCCAAATGTATCTGCCAAAAAGCTTTTTGACATTATTGAAAATATAACTTAAAAAACATTACTTAAAAAAGATATTTTGCTAGTaccatttaattatttaaatcttGAAAGAGTTTAGTTTTTGATAAAATGTAAGAGAAATAAATACGTACTATGCGAAACAAAATAAGATAAATACATATGAAGAAAAACACATGTACTTTTTTCTGATATTGTCGAATATTGTAATGATTGTTAGAAATTAAAAGTATATGCTTTTATTAAACAATGGTTACATCTATTCCCGTTCCACTTTCGTATTTACATCTTATAAAATTGTATGAGTGTACAAACATGTCTAACATACACAAGTTTTCTAGCTTCAAAGCATATAAATAAGGAGGTATATACATAcaccataataaaaaaaaataaaaattagttttATAAAACATAAATAAGATTAAAAAACATGTATTATTTTTAGAAATTAGCAAACATACATAGAAATGCCATTTTATTTCTTTCAAATGCATGTTAATACCTATCAATATAGCCCATTCAACACCTGATGGTATTAAACATATTATTAAcgatttattataatttaattaataatatactTATCAAGAAACCATAAATAAATTTTCTTAATTGTAAAAAATTGTTCACAGCTTTTATattagtacaaaataaatattgcagaaatttataaattaaacttGCGCGCCATTAAAATATGTCAAGACCGCAATCAAAGAAAGTTTCATGTGGGTGATAAAAAGCCGGTCAACCGCCAGATTCCGAAGTTCTTTGGAAGAAAGAGATCTAACAAGAAGGGTATCGGAATTTCTTGATATTTAGTGAAATGAGTTGAAATGAACGTGTTTGGTATACTATTCGTAAAGGTTTGTATATTTTCTAGTCGCAACATgacatacattttttttatacgCAATATCATACACAAAGAATATTAGCATTGTGTACGTATACTTGGAGCCATAAATGTAACAATTATGCATGCATGCAACGCTCtaaacaaaaattaatattacgattgttaagaAACGTTTTATAAGATCTACTATCATACTAATGTTAAATTGCATCTAAAGAAATCAAACAATTCTTGTTAACAAAGACGTAAATATGTAGTACCACGGTGTCTTGGTAGAATATGGTAATAATACAAGAATttagtttaaaaaaataattagtaGAAAAGAGTATGCAGGAAGTAATGCGATCGAGGAACAAGAATTTGAAATAGAATAGTTGGAATCGACTGATCTTCCGGTCGCATTATTTGATAACTCTCGACTAAGGTGGCCCAGTTCCCCGCTTAACGGTTAGAGTCGAATAAAAATACTTTCGTGGTATCTAACAAACATTATTGTTCCAGATTATGATTTAATTGGTCTATGTAGCCGG contains:
- the Rnf146 gene encoding ring finger protein 146, encoding MAQAKVNPQEKSSSTLKDKEKEADEKEGSTVVPECAVCLQPCIYPAKLPCNHVYCYLCVKGVANQSKRCPMCRQEIPPDFLDRPQLVEIDEVQKESEHSEEEYQWFYEGRNGWWQYDQRTSHELETAYKQGKRNCELLIAGFLYIADFGSMLQLRRNDPSRRRRIKRDLHNVPKKGVAGLRLNNQDEEIIREIRGAERPASPASDNMGTGDGTNTPVPPSNTPQTPAGGTASGDATPLNDRMEQRSDSLHQVLEQMRSLVLREHLYSNTDNELEEAEETESLSSYLTL